The window tagcatagcatgacaatataagcaaacatagaagtaactcccaaaggtttgatgataaaacaggtaataggtactacctcatctacttccgaaAACCCACATATTACTCATATCATAATCATGcatttgtttgaggattgatctaatgcaataaaactgggtagtaaagaggtatgatcaaagtgttacttgccttgttgatgatccgtgaaacctagagactcgtaatagcaagcggcgcactccggatactctatcgcaaacaaacaagcatacaataagcactcaactaatgcacaggtaaaactcaaataaaagaaataaccataaagttcaacttaagagctccggtttgcaaaaagaatcaaatcaaacgaagaaacgaaagtcaaacggcgaaagaaacaaacttcgtttactaatctggacctaggtcaaattttacagtggcaaaaacttgtttgagttggctaaacgcaaagagggttttgagacgaaactctaggcgcttgaatcccctgattccgataaacgagcgaaaagttatactaaaacgaaaattggatcagaaatcgcgatttggAATAATCGCGGAAAGTCCGAGAAAAGGAAaagcggacgaacaggctaacaaatgaACGTTCGTTGTATGTGGCTAaatgacgaaaaccgttcgttaaaacgaacgtacggacgaacgtctgctaaaTAACTAAACTGGGAAAATAAATAAACCGAGCTATAAAAAACGGatttagggtttcgaaaaaaaacaaTTGGTTTTCCTCGCGAGAACcgaggcggcggctacctccggcggcggcggactccggcgacggcggcggcgggcggtcggtggcggcggcggcgcggtcggcgGCAACggacggcggcgagcggcgacggctcggggctagggtttcaggtggtgctaggggctggggcggctcgggccttCGGCCTTTAAAGGGGCCGGCCGGGCAGAGTCCTAGTCGGGTACGCCCGGCTAGGTCGgttcgattttttttaaaaataataattctgcgcagaaaaacaattaaaagaaatactaaactgactccaaaaaacccgaaataaattttcaccgtcctctaatatcaagccggacaagatgaacatttatttgggatctaaatgcaactttgaaaaacgtgcattttccctaaattcaaataaaaccgcGATAAACAccgaaataaaaacttatttgattttttattaaatcctcaatatttttttattttgggaaagtcattttattccctctctcttatttttataatagaaataattgaaaacaaaataaataaaatcaaatgatcctattttcaaattttgagaaaattcaaatatgaaaataacgaaatccccaactctctccgtgggtcgttgagttgcgtagaatttcttggaccaaaccaaaatgcaataaaatatgatatgcaatgatgatctaatgtataacattctaaattgaaaatttgggatgttacagacgaTCAGATTGTCTGGAGCCCCCGAGGCCTGCGGggaagcgggcggcggcggcaaggcACCGTATGTCACCGCGAGGGGCCGGGAGGCCAGGAAGGGTGACATCGGAGCaagggccggcgcggcggcggcggccgagatcggcgcggcggcggcgggaggtgaTGCAGTGGAAGACATCGTAacctaaactgataccatgtaaaacataGGGTTTCGGAAACTGGCTCGACACCCTAAaacggggtgtggctatctcattatatagacgTACCAAGAGGTACAATACAAGGCCTATACAAGActacgtatatacagtctaacacttATAGCCTGCAAAATCAACAGAACAGATTAGCCTCATATTTGCAGTATTTTATAATTCGCAAGTGACAATGCTGCGTGCAAGAGCTAAGTATGCAGAGAGCAAAACAGCCAAACAAATTAACAAACATTTCAGCGAACAAATGAATAATGCTCCATTCATGATATACCTGACCAATTCGATCCTCAGCTGAACCATAGCCAATGGTACTTTTCTGTTGAAATGAAGGTTTTGTAGTCCCTAGCTCATCACGGAGACCTCCATCTACTTTCGTTCCTCTGCATAAATCATCACATTTATCAATTATTTCATTTAATCTTAGAAAAGAACCATATGCTACTGCATTAGTTGAGGTACAAACCATTTGCATAGAATGCGCTCGTGTGGGAGTCTTACTGAATTTCTGGACTTGCTTTTTTTGCGAGGGAATTTTCTTGACTTACTAATCTAGAATATTCAAATTCTGGTATCCTCTTTGTGCTCACGTCAGCCATGTGATAAAATATAGAGTACCAAACAAATCCCTTCATGCCCGTCTTGCATTATGAACAATTTTCTAGACAACTCGTAATGGTCGACGCACTGGTCATGCTTTTATTGTTGTTCCTCATGAGTCATGAGTTACACCATTCAGTGGCATCATGCTTACCCCCTGTGCTTTACTTAGAAGTTCTGGTGGTCATTGCTCACCACTATATATACATCGTTCTATCAAAACCATTTGATATCAGTCCTTCCTATGTTGGTTGTCAGGCCATGAGGTGCTACATATTCCACAATGAGCTTTTGTTGTGGGTCGCTGACAAGCTGAGATTTTAGAAGGAACTGAAAAGAGATGTGGGCTATCCACTCCCCGGTTGTGGCCATGTTGCACATTTCACAAGATTTCGACTGTCTACCACGCAGCTGCAAACCAGAGCAGCGAGACTAGATTGGCCAATTTTACATCAGTTCAATGGCCACGGCCTGCACAAGCCGAGCGGCGCCTATGCCCGGGGAGCCCTGTCATGTAACTCCCCGTCATGTACATGTCGACTATTGCTAAAAAGAAAAAACAAGCCATCAATTAGTTATATTTTTTGCTACTCTCCAGTATGTTTAAAACCTTCTTTTCCTCCCTCCCTGTGTACCATACAAACAATAAACCGGCACTAATCAAATTCATACTATATGTAGTCAAATGGTCCGCGGGTTTCAGAACAATTTGCCATGAGAGCTCGAGAGCGAAATGATGCAGAGGGCAGCCACTGCAGCGATCCTGGTGAAAAATGACAtatttcatttcatctcattgcatacacACTCAACAGTATTTTTCCAACTCTTTGGTCTTCAAGACGTAATGGATCAATGCTGCCAAAAATGATTAAAACAAGGAATAACAGCAGAAACTGTGGTCGAAGGACGAGGAAATTAACAGCTGGGTGATAATGCAGCACACAAGAGCAGATTACATGGAGCAACACGCATTAACCAGCAAAACCGTTTGTACAATACAATACAATTCCACACGATTCAGACATAGCCTTGAGGTTGCCGCGGTCGTTTTCCCCTTCCACATTTAAATAGTTCATTTCGTCCAAGAGATCACCTTGCGAGGCCAAGGTAGTAATGACTTCGGAACGGTAGAGGGAGCAAAAGCTATCAATACTAGTACTATGGGGACAAATAAATATATATCTAGAACAACAAACAAAATATCATCGTCGCACTTCCACACGTTATCGGACCTACGAGGTGATAAGAAATAAATTAGCTGGTGCTGTCACCCCGCCAAGAGCTTGTGGTCAAGCGAATTCAGCAAACATCGCGGTCGAGATGATTGAATCATCGACCCAACAACTTAACGCCTaataccaccgccgccgccgccaccaccaccaggtccTCCTGCTTGCCCCCTTGGACCCTTAAAACGAGCAAACTGCAGCCGCAGCTGAGGTGAGCTGCGGTCATGTTCATCAAACTTATAGCCTGCAAAATCAACAAAACAGATTGGCCTCATATTTGCGGTATTTTATTATTCGCAAGGTGACAATGCTGCGTGCAAGAGCTAAGCATCTAGACAGCAAAACAATCAAATAGATTAAAAAACGTTTCAGCTAACAAATGCACAATGCTCCATTCATGATATACCTAACCAATTCGAAGCAGGTGCCTAGCAGACAACACCTTGCCTCAGAATGACCACTAGATCATGAAGAATAGCATACCCTAAATTAGTTTGCTGTTCATTGAAAATGCTTTCTGAACTACGATGATGTTCGCTTCTGCAAGGCGTCATTAAACTCCTTGCATGAGTATGTTACATACATTTCCCTTGACTAGCTTGATTCTATCTAGCCGCAGAAATTAATAATGAGTGACTGATCACCAACCATCTCTCTGGAATAAGGCAGTAGAATAGCGCGGCAAGCATCACTAACGAGTAGTGCTCATATCAGGGATAATTCATCCTGgagcccgggctcatctgctccctctcagcaaaaaattcaaaaaaaatactagaaaaattcaaaaaattccaaacttttttgtggtggtagataatttgacgcgtgaggtgcgccccaaaattcaacttatttggacatctgagtagctctcggcaaaaaagacaaatcgggtcaaaacagtgcgtgaacagtaaacatttttacagaccctgattttgtcttttttgccgagagctgctcagatgctcaaatgagttgaattttggggcgcacctcacgggtcaaattatctaccaccacaaaaaaaaattggaattttttgaatttttctagtattttttttgaatttttttctaagcgtgggtgcagatgagcccgggtgcagattagccgcactcTCATATCAGGGCTTAATATATATCTTGCTAAAATGGGTGGCAAAATGACAGACAGGATGCAATCCAGGAGTATGAGCAAGGCACAATCTTGTTTTAATAGATGGTAAATAATAAATATCACTAGCATTTTCTACTGTAGATTGTTCAGGGACAAGCCTAGTCTCAAGTCCACGTTATAAAATCTAGGGGAGCCTTATCACCTGAACATCATCTACCACCAAGTAGCATAATCACCAATAACCAGTAGGTGCTATGTGAAGCAACGGGCGATGACAAAAAAAATGTTGGCAATTACTTCACACCAAAATAAAGGATATATAGTGACTTAAGTTGAATGAGTTTGATTCTACTAACACAACCTGACAATATTGGCTTTTGGCTAAAGGATTCAAATGACCACAATTCCTCACAATGTTACAAGCACCTATGCGAACTTTGGGACATGAATTATTCGAATTTATGCGTATGGTAGAACTATGAGATAATTGGCActccaaggaaaagaaaagaaatcataCTCCCTCTAAAGAATATAagatcatttagatcactaaagtagtgatctaaacgatctcagatttctttacagagggagtactagttaagAACAAACAGAATATAGAGTATCTATTCATGCCAAGTTCACCGATTTCACCTTGCAAAGCTTCCATGGCAATAGCTGCTTGAGAAGCATTAGTGAAATCAACAAAACAGAGGACGATTGGGTCACCACCAGGCTGTCAGAAGCGAAGAGTTAGAAgaataaatgaaaataaaatgtGAGAGAAGACCTGGCAAACGCCCAACAGCTCACTTACATGTCTTGGTTCTTTGTTTACAAGTCTCACCTCCTGAAAACCAACAAATGGTCGAAAGATATCTGGGTGGAAAAGTGAAGGACCAACAGCTAGAACATGAGGCATATTATGAGGGGCAACAAGTGCAGAGAGTTACAGAAAAGGTGTAGGTTTTAAGGATACGAGAAACTTCTCGGCGTtcacaatcaggagggatgccttcaATGAACAAGGTGTTTGAGGCATCTGGGGGAAGGGGAGGCTCTGGCATTCCACCACCAAAACCAACATTCCTGCCATTCATACCCCCAGCAGCCATGCCCGGACGATCATCAGCTTGGTAGCCACCAGCACTGGCTCCCGCGGTAGGCCTGACAGATCCACCAGCAGGTCCAGCGCCATAGGACTGAATTTGCTGAACATAAGAAGAAATGTTAGCTGAGAGTGTTGTTTAGAAAATGAGTAATCAGGAAAAAGGATGACGTATACCCCAGTACGCAGAAAACGCTCATAGGAAGCATTAAGAGCCTGTGTATCTCTCACGGCAGCATATCCTGGCCTTTCTTCATCACGAGGGTAATAGCCCGCCATCTCAGGAGCACCATGTCCATCTACAAAGGGGAGGAAAGCTAGCAGTAAATACAGGTCCCAAGACATATTTTTGCAGGGCTTTTCCCAGAACATTTATAGTTTTATAGCAACGATAGAATTAGAGACGGTGCTCTCTGCCTCTCTCGAGCCGTCCGTTTAATGTGCTGGATTCGGATATTGGTTGAGAATATAGGCCAAAATCACTATTTTGACCTTGTCGGGATGCTTTTCCCAGAACATTTATAGTTTTATAACAACCATAGAATTAGAGACAGTGCTGACTGCCTCTCTCAAGCCATCCGTTTAATGTACTGGATTTGGATATTGGTTGAGAAGATAGGCCAAAATCACTATTTTGACCTTGTCAGGATTTTTTAGCATGATCTGAACCCTTCCAGATTTTTTAGCACGATCTGACCCTTTTGGTAACACCAAGCCTTGTGGCGTTTCTGCCCCACCTAGACACGCCAAACCGGGCAGCATTTCTTCCCTAAATAGACAAGTGGCCACGAGCACACATTGCTGGAAACGCCACAAGCAATGGTGTTTCTTCTTGGGGCAGCAACACCACAGGCCACGGCGTTTCCAGTAACGCGCTGTGGTTTGGCCTTCCTGCCCTGCCACGTAGGAGGTGAAATGCACTCGACCAGGTCGTGACCAGGCCAGAAACGCCCCGCGGTTTGCCGTTTCTATGTGCGCCAGAAACACTGGAAGCCATGGCGTTGCATAAAAGAGTCAGATCGTGCTAAAAAATTTGGGGGAGGTCATTTTGTGTTGAAGTTTTCTGGcaaggtcaaaacagtgattttGGCCGAGAAGATATACTGAAACCAGCGTGGCATGGATAATAACTTATTTTCTCACTTGCAGTCATCACAACTCATAAACGACGACTAGAACCAAGCAAACAAATCAAAAGTTCATAACAAAATCTGCACTTTTCATCCAGCTTCATCCTAAATCGAAACCCCAAGCATGCAAAAATCTCAGTCCCAGTCTGCGCTCACACGGCAGCGCCTTCAAAAGCCGACGAGGCTTAACGCGTGAATCCACCTGGACGGTACCGATTTCAGCACCATTAAACCGAGAGATCGCGCAAAATTACCATGGGAGTCACCGCTTTCAGGGGCCGATGGCCTGAAATCTACGCCCCTGGATGCAAATTCCCCACAAAATACGCTTGATTTCGCGTCAGTGACAGTCAGCGCAGAGCTCAGGCGACTCGAACGGAGGCAGCGAGCGCCACGCCTACTCCGGGGCGGCGTCGGCCCGGGCGCAGGCCAGGGCGAAGCGGATCGATTCGACCAAACGCGGCGGCGCTAAAACCCTAGACGTCCGGATCAGGAGGGGCGAGAGAAGGAACGGATCAGGCCGGGGGGAAAGAGGGtgcggaggagggagaggggaggggagCGAACCGGCGGAGTAGTCGCCGGGGCGGGGGCGCTTGAGGGGCTGCTGCACTGCGGCGGCCGCCGCGGCCAGCGACGACTGCGGGGCCCCGGCAGAGGGGGGAagcatctgctgctgctgctgctggcgctGGAGGTCGGCGTACCGCCAGTACGCGTCCGCCATggctgccgccgccgcgccggccggaGGTTCTGGATGCGCCGGAGAGAGAGAGTGGGGGAGGGACGGGAGGGGGGGAGCGTGTCGAGCTCTTTTTTTCGGACAAGCAGGCGGCTGGATCACACCGTCGGCTCCTCTGGCACGCACACGGCGTGGACGGTCCGGATCGGCTCCACGAGCGCGTGCCAGGACCCGTCCGTCACGCCGCAGTAGCCTCGAATGAGATTTTTTGTCGAAAGAGACCACCTGCGTAATTGAATTGCCAGAAAAGACCCCCTCTGAGATGATTTAATAAAAAGGATCCCCTCGGCCGTGGCGGCAGGCGCgccaggcgacacgtggcacctgtcGCCACGGTGCGAGGCGGCGGCTCCTGCCGCCACGGCGTCAGGCGGCAGACTGCATGAAACGGAAATCGGCTGGCGCGACGAAACGGGCTGGCGCTATGGACCCCTGCCGCTTGAGGGGCTGGTGGCAGGACTGTAGCAGCCGGGCCCGGCCGCCTCAGAGGCTGGCGGCAGGCATGCTGTAGCAGGTGGTCTCTTTGACAAAAATTCATGTCTGTACCCTGCGTCGCGCATGTACGGCAGTACTTTGCTTTGTTTAAAGAGGTGGACGTCATAtgggcatgcatgcatgaataaggCCTCTGCTCGTGTTAACTAATGGAGTACTAGTAACTAAGCAAGGAATACAGGCCAGCCGATGAACACAGTGTCAGAAATGACGCCGATGAACAGGCCTGCTGCCAGCCCCTGAGGCGGCCGGGCCCGGCTGCTATAGTCCTGCCGCTAGCCGCTCAGGCGACAGGGCTCCACAGCGCCAGCCCATTCCGTCGCGCCAGCCGATTCCCGTTCCACGCAGCCTGCCGCCTGACGCCGTGGCGGCAGGGGCCGCCGTCTCAcaccgtggcggcaggtgccacgtgccgCCTGGCGCGCCTGCCGCCACGGTCGAGGGGGTCTTTTTTGTCAAATTGTCTCAGAGGGGGTCTTTTCTGGCAATTCAATTGCGCATGTGGTCTCTTTTGACAAAAAATCCTCGAATGAAAGTGGGCCGAGCTAGCCTAAAAAACAAGCCCAATATCTCAGAACTGGTAAAGATGTGTGTACCATTCGACACGAGTATGTAACGGAGTGCTCGAAAGGCAAGGTCTCAGGATGGAAAGGACAAGGCCTATCTAAAGCAGCACGAGAGGTACTTGTCAAATCGGGGTTGCAATCTACACCAACTTTCACCATGAGCTGCTTCCAACTGACAAAGAAAATGTGCGGGAACCTGAAGTCAATTTCGTCAAACTTCTGGTGGGGTGAAGCAAATGGAGAAAAGAAGGTGCATTGGGTAGCATGGGAGAAGATGTGCCTGGCAAAGAGGGAAGGGGGGCTGGGGTTCAGAGACCCAGTAGCTTTTAACCAAGCCTTGCTAGCTAAGCAGGCGTGGCAAGTGCTGCAATGCCCGGAATCCCTCTGCGCTAGAGTCTTGAAGGCTCGGTACTATACAAACGGCTCTATCATGAACGCTACTTGCCCATCCGGGGCGTCATACACCTTCCGGAGTATGATTTACGGACGGGACCTGCTACGAGAAGGCATGATCTGGCGCATAGGTGATGGGTCAAAGATCAACGTCCATCACGATAATTGGATCCCGAGGCGTGGCAGCATGAAGCCGTTGGGGCAAACGTTTATTCCAGGGGCTACCAAGGTGCAGCACCTAATGACACCGGATGCGTAGGGATGGAACGAGGAGCTGGTGGATGATATGTTTTCACCAGATGATGCAAGAGATATTAAGCAGATAGCTATTGGTGGGCCGAACATGGAGGACTACATGGCTTGGAACTTTACGAAGAACGGGCTGTTCACGGTAAGATCAGCCTATCACCTGAGGATGGCATTGAATGGGGTGAAGTCCGGACGGCCGGGCCCTTCCTCCTCGGTCAATGCACACAAGGGTTGGCTAGCGCTATGGGATGCTTGTGCTCCAAGCAAGGCAAAGATTCATATGTGGAGACTTATGAGAAATGGACTAGCTATTGGGACAGAGCTTCATCGGCGGCATATTAAGCCAGGGGTGTTTTGCGTGGCATGTGGACGGGACTCCTCCATCGTTTTTGGACATGTCCGCACTCAACCTTCTTCTGGAGGATGATGCGCTCGGAGAAAGGAGTTATGGTGGCAGCCCCACCGTGTCAGATCGATTCCTCGAgcgcactatcatcatggctgcttGGGTGGTTCGCGGAAGCAGGAGAGGAGGAGAGAGCCACGATGATCCAGGCTTGCTATGGGTTGTGGCTGGCAAGGAATGAGACAAGGGACGGAAACAGGATTGCACCACCACATGAAATACTGAACTCTGTTTGCGCGTATATGGCCGAATGGTATGCTGTTCATAGGAAGGAGACCCAAGCAAAAGCCATCAAAGAAGCTGCCAAGTGGACACCGCCGAACCAAGGATGGATCAAAGCTAACGCTGATGGTGCGGTCTCCAAGTTTGGCAACAAGGGAGGAGCGGGAGTCATCCTGCGTGGCCACGCGGGGGACTTTCGAGCAGCAGCATGTCACGTTTATCATCATGAGTCTGATCCTGAAAGTGTGGAGTTGCTTGCATGCAGACGCGCCGTCCAACTAGCTGCCGAGATCAACGTCAGGAAACTCCATCTGGAGACTGATAACCAAACAGTGGCGTCGATGCTTCAAGCGAAGGAGAAAAGCTTGGCTGCCTTGGGGCCAAGGGTGCAAGAGATCAAGGACATGTTCAGGTTTTTCGACCATGTGAAAGTATCATGGGTGGGTCGTTCTGCGAATTCTGCCGCGCATAAGTTAGCAAAAGTAGGAGTAGGAGATGAACTTTGTAAGGTTTGGCTTATGGTTCCCCCAGAGTTTGTGATTTCGGTGGTCTCTATGGAGATCCCAGACCTGTTTTAACTCATAAATAAAGTGGCAGAttccccctcaaaaaaaaagacACGAGTGACGAGCTATCGCAAAAATTTGCCTCAAAATTAAAAACTATCACAAAAATGGTGAACAATAAAAATACAAAGAGAAAAACAATGAACATCGCGCCAAGGCTCCCCCGAAGGCAAAGAAGCCCGTCGGCAAGTGGCCACCGCGGGATCCATCGGTCGTGGCTGCGGATCGCGCGAGAAAGAAGGCATCGGCTGCGCTGACGGCGTTCCCTCCCTCGCGCCACCGGCTCCTCCAGCATCACCTATGGCCTATTCTGATGCCCTACCGTTGCCGTCCAAGGCCAAGCTAGTGTCTCCCATCGCCACCACCGCTAGGACCACCAACTTGTTCGGTGAATTGACTAGAGATAGAAAAAATCTTGTTTGGTTTTCATTAAATTCTGTGTGCTCTTTTTTTTGTATGAAATTGTGTGTGGTATGTGTGTGTTTTGTTCACACTTGATGTATGTAGTGTGGATGATGAAACTTCTTTTGCAATACATCTGTGTTGAACGGGAATTTCCATCACAAGATTCCCCACCTCAAGAATGTGCATCACAAGATcaagttctttttttttttgcgatgaATAAGATCAAGTTCTTGACATGGAAGATGAGGGCTTTGTTGTTCCAACTCAATACGGGAGAGTACCAAAGAAGACAAGATGTTGTGTGACGCATTGAAGAATATTTGTCTTGTTTCGTCATCGGGTTGAGCAACAAACTTCAAGTTATTGGGAGTGTATCTATGAGTACATCAAGAAACACAACGCTAGTGGAATCCATCGATCATTGATCAATTTTTCCTTCATCTCTCGTACGCCTTGGTGTATAACTTATTTTTCTCACTTGTTGTCTGTAGGTCAACATTGATCGAGAAATGtttaagggcaaaggaaagaagaaaggtgGAAAGAAAGATAACACATTTGGATTGCACCACTGTTGGATGGAGATCTGCAATGACGAGAGGTGGAAGAACCGCCAATACAATGAAAATCCAAATAAGAAGAAGTGACGCACCTCGGTTGGACATGCTTTACAAGTTGACACCGATGTTGATGCATCAAGTGTCAAGGAGGGAAAAGAAGTCCCACTCCCAACTCGGTTGCTACCAAGAGGCCAGTGGGAGCAAGATAGTCAAGGAGAAGTTGAAGAAGGGAGGAGACGAAGACTGCACGGAATGTGTAGCCTTACTCTGACACGTGAGAAGTGGGAATAACATTGTCAGAATTTGAAGAAACCAACACCATAGACGGAGGAAAGCATGGACCATCTCCCAACAAGTATATGCTAAGCACCATGTAGCCACAAAGAGTGCAAGCACTGGGAACGAGGATAAGGGATATACTCAACCGAATAACTCAGCAATGGTATAACCGAGAATGTGCAACGAGAATTTTTATTGAGACCTAGAGGATAGAATGAGTAGATAAGGGACCAACCGGCATAGTCATCTTTCCCCAACTCCAATAGTGAGAAGAGGAGAACGATGGTTCCAGCCGCATCCAGGAGCCCATTGACTAGAGAGGCTTCGAACCCCATCTCCATGGAGCAGCAACTGAGGAAAGCGATGCCCAAGCCGAGGAGGAAGACAAATGTGAGATGATGGTGCCTCCGCCCAGAAAGTCTCCTCCAAGATCTACCTATCAATCTCTACTAAGGTTCCCATTTCACCTTCTTTTTACCACCACCCTTTCGTCCAACCTTTCATGTATATGATAataaatcaccttaatttacttaccttaTGAACCAAtttcaccttaatttacttaccaaacttctaatcaaaatataaggtaattcacgGGCAGAATtcgatgaacatttatttacacaatcacattaTTATTGACAGGTATATAATGTATATTTATATTCCGTTGCAATGCAGGGGCATTGTTCTATCTAAAAGTCACCGGGGACACAAAGTCATATAATATATAGACATGACAGAGTGGAGGGAGGAACCCCTCTCCTCCTCTC is drawn from Triticum dicoccoides isolate Atlit2015 ecotype Zavitan chromosome 4A, WEW_v2.0, whole genome shotgun sequence and contains these coding sequences:
- the LOC119288039 gene encoding nuclear speckle RNA-binding protein A-like, whose protein sequence is MADAYWRYADLQRQQQQQQMLPPSAGAPQSSLAAAAAAVQQPLKRPRPGDYSADGHGAPEMAGYYPRDEERPGYAAVRDTQALNASYERFLRTGQIQSYGAGPAGGSVRPTAGASAGGYQADDRPGMAAGGMNGRNVGFGGGMPEPPLPPDASNTLFIEGIPPDCERREVSHIFRPFVGFQEVRLVNKEPRHPGGDPIVLCFVDFTNASQAAIAMEALQGYKFDEHDRSSPQLRLQFARFKGPRGQAGGPGGGGGGGGGIRR